The Eubacteriaceae bacterium Marseille-Q4139 genome has a window encoding:
- a CDS encoding TetR/AcrR family transcriptional regulator, with protein sequence MEEKSPDTLERIQQAALDEFSEKGFLGASLRQIVKHAGVTTGAFYGYFSSKEALFASIVEPHAAALMGKFMEAHTTFAELPEEEQPSHMGVESGACIHWMVDYICGHREPVKLLLCGAEGTGYEHFVHNMVEVEVESTLKYMETLRRLGHEIPNLSESLCHIIASGMLNGLFEIVIHDMPREQAMKDVEQLREFYTAGWMKLMEP encoded by the coding sequence ATGGAAGAGAAATCACCCGACACATTAGAAAGGATTCAGCAGGCCGCGCTCGACGAGTTTTCGGAGAAGGGCTTCCTCGGCGCGTCCCTGCGGCAGATCGTAAAGCATGCGGGAGTAACAACCGGCGCCTTTTACGGTTATTTTTCCAGCAAGGAAGCCCTGTTCGCCTCCATTGTAGAGCCGCACGCCGCCGCCCTCATGGGAAAATTCATGGAGGCGCACACGACCTTTGCCGAACTGCCGGAGGAAGAGCAGCCGTCGCATATGGGCGTGGAGTCGGGCGCCTGCATTCACTGGATGGTGGACTATATCTGCGGACACCGGGAGCCGGTGAAGCTGCTTTTGTGCGGAGCTGAGGGTACCGGCTATGAGCATTTCGTTCACAACATGGTGGAGGTGGAAGTGGAGAGCACGCTCAAATACATGGAGACGCTCCGCCGCCTGGGACATGAGATCCCAAACCTCAGCGAATCCCTGTGCCATATCATTGCTAGTGGCATGCTCAACGGTCTTTTTGAAATCGTAATTCACGATATGCCGCGGGAGCAGGCGATGAAGGACGTGGAACAGCTCAGGGAATTTTACACGGCCGGCTGGATGAAGCTCATGGAGCCGTGA